In a genomic window of Gloeocapsopsis dulcis:
- a CDS encoding fasciclin domain-containing protein — translation MTKMHNQSISLKRLAGWLGVVGVSIVAGFPIVAQSQGILNPRPSIFNEPPYNQAPGTTPGTTPPVAPTAPTAPTAPTAPTAPTAPTTPPTGATPDAANNIVALAAANTSFKTLTAALQAAGLTETLSGTGPFTVFAPTDEAFAALPQDALQELLRPENRQLLVQILTYHVVPARVQSTELQPGEVQTVEGEAVNVKTSGNQVTVNDARVVQPDIQASNGVIHAIDRVLLPPNL, via the coding sequence ATGACGAAAATGCACAATCAAAGTATTTCGCTTAAAAGATTAGCTGGCTGGTTAGGAGTTGTAGGCGTCAGCATCGTAGCAGGCTTTCCAATAGTTGCACAGAGTCAAGGAATTCTCAATCCTAGACCAAGTATTTTCAACGAACCTCCCTACAATCAAGCCCCTGGCACAACTCCAGGAACCACACCTCCTGTTGCACCAACTGCACCAACTGCACCAACTGCACCAACTGCACCAACTGCACCAACTGCACCAACTACGCCGCCAACAGGAGCAACTCCTGATGCAGCAAATAATATAGTAGCTTTGGCAGCAGCTAATACTTCTTTCAAAACATTGACTGCAGCTTTGCAAGCGGCAGGTTTAACTGAAACTTTATCAGGAACAGGCCCATTTACTGTTTTTGCTCCTACAGATGAAGCTTTTGCTGCATTACCGCAAGATGCACTACAAGAACTGTTAAGACCAGAGAATAGACAACTCTTAGTACAAATTTTAACCTATCATGTTGTTCCGGCAAGAGTTCAGTCAACCGAACTCCAGCCTGGAGAAGTTCAAACCGTTGAGGGTGAAGCAGTTAATGTTAAAACTTCTGGCAATCAAGTCACAGTGAATGACGCGAGAGTTGTTCAGCCAGACATCCAGGCTAGCAATGGTGTCATCCATGCAATTGACAGAGTATTGTTACCACCCAACCTTTAA
- a CDS encoding GlsB/YeaQ/YmgE family stress response membrane protein, translated as MGFLAWIVLGLIAGAIAKAIYPGHQGGGILATIILGILGALVGGWLGSALFPGAGAAGAAAGALSIPSIIFAVLGAIILLFIWGLIARRTA; from the coding sequence ATGGGATTTCTAGCATGGATCGTTTTAGGTCTAATAGCTGGTGCGATCGCAAAAGCAATTTACCCGGGACATCAAGGTGGCGGGATTCTAGCAACAATTATTTTAGGTATTTTGGGTGCATTAGTTGGTGGCTGGCTAGGTAGTGCGCTTTTCCCAGGTGCAGGAGCAGCAGGAGCAGCCGCAGGTGCCTTGAGTATACCCAGTATTATCTTTGCAGTTTTAGGCGCAATCATTCTTCTGTTCATTTGGGGTTTAATTGCTCGTCGTACTGCTTAA
- a CDS encoding glutathione S-transferase family protein gives MLELYQFELSQYSEKVRLILDFKGLEYRKIEVTPGVGQLELFRLTGQRQVPVLKDGNQYIADSTEIAKYLERKYPDRPIIPSDPKQRAVCLLIEEWADESIGIKSRKALFGALSQSENYRKSLLPMATPDLVKTLVGVVPNDVLRVLGFGVGYGPDVVKSAEEDLKQDLEVLCLLLAESPYLVGDQPTLADLAVAGLSILLKFPDKPYLELPATLKGKGIPGLGDNIAYQSFFDWRDRLYVQYRKPITQVSTIGSTPTSIQID, from the coding sequence ATGCTGGAATTGTACCAATTTGAACTATCGCAATACTCAGAAAAAGTTCGCTTAATTTTAGATTTTAAAGGGCTGGAGTATCGAAAAATTGAAGTTACTCCTGGAGTCGGGCAGTTAGAGCTTTTTCGCTTGACAGGTCAAAGGCAAGTACCAGTACTAAAGGATGGTAATCAATACATCGCTGATTCTACAGAAATTGCCAAATATCTAGAACGTAAGTATCCCGATCGCCCAATTATTCCCTCTGATCCAAAACAACGCGCTGTGTGTTTGCTCATTGAAGAGTGGGCAGACGAATCAATTGGTATTAAAAGTCGCAAGGCATTATTTGGCGCACTTAGTCAAAGTGAAAATTACCGAAAGTCACTGTTACCTATGGCTACACCAGATCTAGTGAAAACACTGGTAGGCGTTGTACCTAATGATGTTTTAAGAGTACTTGGTTTTGGTGTTGGATATGGACCAGATGTTGTGAAATCAGCTGAGGAAGATTTAAAACAAGATTTAGAAGTTCTTTGCTTATTACTCGCTGAAAGTCCTTATTTAGTTGGAGATCAACCAACACTTGCAGACTTAGCAGTAGCAGGTTTGTCAATATTGCTCAAGTTTCCTGACAAACCGTACCTCGAGCTACCAGCAACCTTGAAAGGTAAAGGAATTCCTGGTTTAGGCGATAACATTGCTTATCAGTCATTTTTTGACTGGCGCGATCGCCTGTATGTGCAATATCGCAAGCCCATAACACAAGTAAGTACAATAGGTTCTACACCAACCTCAATCCAAATCGATTAA
- a CDS encoding response regulator has product MNTSAQKKVPPLVLIVDDDKSMRILLRQAMKKEGYQVAEAKDGEECLTVYDRLQPDIVLLDAMMPVMDGFTCCTQLQTLFAGEPKPVLMITGLDDQASVDRAFEVGAIDYVTKPIHWAVLRQRVRRLLQQFQLYKQLEEANQALQRLATSDSLTQLANRRRFDEYLNQELQRLAREAAPLSLVLCDVDFFKSYNDTYGHQAGDDCLQQVAQAIARSVRRPTDLVARYGGEEFAVLLPNTNAEGAVRVAEKICSEVKALKIAHTKSQLSTCLTLSVGVASTVFYHESSSAMLISAADKALYQAKAKGRDRIVVVPLSAPHPSVSR; this is encoded by the coding sequence ATGAACACTTCTGCCCAGAAAAAAGTTCCTCCTTTAGTCCTGATAGTGGACGACGACAAGTCGATGCGGATTCTGCTGCGTCAGGCAATGAAAAAAGAAGGCTACCAAGTAGCGGAGGCAAAGGACGGAGAGGAGTGTCTAACTGTTTACGATCGCCTCCAGCCAGATATTGTGCTGCTGGATGCCATGATGCCAGTGATGGACGGGTTTACCTGTTGCACCCAACTGCAAACCCTCTTTGCAGGTGAACCCAAACCTGTATTAATGATCACTGGTCTTGACGATCAAGCATCAGTTGATCGCGCATTCGAGGTGGGAGCGATTGATTATGTTACCAAGCCCATCCATTGGGCGGTGCTGCGTCAGCGCGTACGTCGTCTCCTCCAACAATTTCAACTCTACAAGCAGTTAGAGGAAGCAAACCAAGCGTTGCAGCGCCTAGCCACCTCAGACAGCTTAACTCAGCTGGCAAACCGTCGCCGATTTGACGAATATCTTAACCAAGAGTTGCAGCGGCTAGCAAGAGAGGCAGCCCCTTTATCTCTGGTTTTGTGTGATGTCGATTTTTTCAAGAGCTACAATGACACCTATGGTCATCAAGCTGGGGACGATTGTTTGCAACAGGTAGCTCAAGCGATCGCTCGTAGTGTACGTCGTCCTACTGATTTGGTCGCTCGTTACGGAGGAGAAGAATTTGCCGTGCTTCTGCCGAACACAAATGCTGAGGGTGCCGTCCGAGTTGCAGAAAAAATCTGCTCCGAGGTCAAAGCCTTAAAGATTGCTCATACAAAATCCCAACTTAGCACGTGCCTGACTCTCAGTGTGGGAGTTGCTAGCACCGTTTTCTATCATGAATCCTCCTCTGCAATGTTGATTTCTGCGGCTGATAAGGCACTCTATCAGGCAAAAGCAAAAGGGCGCGATCGCATTGTCGTCGTGCCGCTATCCGCCCCGCACCCATCAGTTAGCCGCTAA
- a CDS encoding helicase HerA domain-containing protein translates to MNSAQPLGSVTHGSLSQGLEVRLHPDVSVEDMRVGKFLIVEGVRSRFFCMLTDVALSTSSNRIVANPPSPNDDFLRDVLAGSGTYGTINLTPMLMFTPEEEGARKNLHLNGSNGSSLASFQPQSSSNMELLPVKTIPSHFSQVYEASERDFRAVFGWEDDPHRRNFAIGQPLDMDVPICLDLDRFVERSNGVFGKSGTGKSFLTRLLLSGIIRKRAAVNLIFDMHSEYGWEAVSEGKQFSTVKGLRQLFPGQVQMYTLDPESTKRRGVRDAQELYLSYDQIEIEDIRLVGQELNLSEASLDNANILFSEFGKSWILQLLNMTNEEIQMFCDEKRGHKGSLLALQRKLMRLENLKYMRSACPHNYVEQILQSLEAGKHVVIEFGSQSDMLSYMLVTNMITRRIHRAYVRKAEKFLQSKNASDRPTQLVITIEEAHRFLDPSVVGQTIFGTIAREMRKYFVTLLVVDQRPSGIDNEVMSQIGTRITALLNDEKDIDAIFTGVSGAQSLRSVLAKLDSKQQALILGHAVPMPVVVRTRPYDTQFYAEIGDVAWEEKSDSEVLAAAELAKADLGF, encoded by the coding sequence ATGAATTCGGCACAGCCATTAGGGTCAGTCACACACGGGTCACTCAGCCAGGGGTTAGAAGTGAGATTGCATCCGGATGTTTCTGTAGAAGATATGCGTGTAGGCAAATTTCTCATTGTCGAAGGCGTACGATCGCGTTTTTTCTGTATGCTGACTGATGTCGCTCTTTCGACTTCTAGCAACCGCATTGTTGCTAATCCTCCTAGCCCCAATGATGATTTCTTGAGAGATGTGCTAGCTGGGAGTGGAACTTATGGCACGATTAACCTGACTCCAATGCTGATGTTTACGCCGGAGGAGGAAGGGGCGAGGAAAAACTTGCATCTTAATGGCAGTAATGGCAGTTCATTAGCTTCGTTTCAACCACAGAGTAGTAGTAATATGGAACTTTTACCTGTGAAGACAATTCCGAGTCACTTTAGTCAAGTTTATGAAGCTTCTGAACGTGATTTTCGGGCGGTATTTGGTTGGGAAGACGATCCGCACCGCCGTAACTTTGCGATCGGTCAGCCTTTAGACATGGATGTACCAATTTGTCTTGACTTGGATCGCTTTGTGGAACGGAGTAATGGTGTCTTTGGTAAGTCTGGTACTGGCAAATCGTTTTTAACTCGCTTGCTGTTGTCGGGGATTATCCGCAAACGCGCTGCAGTGAACTTAATCTTTGATATGCACTCCGAATATGGCTGGGAAGCTGTATCAGAAGGAAAACAATTTAGTACAGTAAAAGGTCTGCGTCAGTTATTTCCTGGACAAGTGCAAATGTATACGCTTGATCCTGAGTCAACCAAACGTCGTGGGGTACGCGATGCTCAAGAACTCTATCTTAGTTATGACCAAATAGAAATCGAGGATATTCGCTTAGTTGGACAAGAGTTAAATTTGTCGGAAGCAAGTTTAGATAACGCAAATATTCTTTTTAGTGAATTTGGCAAATCCTGGATTCTTCAGCTGTTGAATATGACCAACGAGGAAATTCAGATGTTTTGCGACGAAAAGCGGGGTCACAAAGGTTCACTCTTGGCGTTGCAGCGTAAACTGATGCGTTTGGAAAACCTGAAGTACATGCGTTCTGCTTGTCCGCACAATTATGTCGAGCAAATTCTCCAGTCTCTCGAAGCGGGTAAGCACGTTGTTATCGAGTTTGGTTCGCAATCGGATATGCTTTCTTATATGCTGGTGACAAATATGATTACACGCCGCATTCACCGTGCATATGTTCGTAAAGCAGAGAAGTTTTTACAATCCAAAAATGCCAGCGATCGCCCAACTCAATTAGTGATTACCATCGAAGAAGCCCACCGCTTTCTCGATCCTAGTGTTGTCGGACAAACAATCTTTGGCACGATTGCCCGAGAAATGCGCAAATACTTTGTCACTCTGCTTGTAGTCGATCAGCGCCCTTCGGGAATTGACAACGAAGTGATGTCGCAAATAGGAACTAGAATTACAGCACTACTCAACGACGAAAAAGATATTGATGCTATCTTTACTGGTGTCTCTGGTGCACAAAGCTTAAGGTCAGTCCTGGCAAAGTTAGATTCTAAGCAACAAGCTTTGATCCTCGGTCACGCGGTACCTATGCCCGTTGTTGTGCGTACTCGCCCATATGATACTCAATTCTACGCGGAAATTGGGGATGTTGCTTGGGAAGAAAAATCTGATTCAGAAGTCTTGGCAGCGGCTGAATTGGCAAAAGCAGATCTGGGCTTTTAA
- the ylqF gene encoding ribosome biogenesis GTPase YlqF yields the protein MTTPPIQWYPGHIAKAEKALKEQLKLVDVVLEVRDARIPLATHHPQVKEWVGNKMRVLVLNRIDMIQPQAQRMWTQWFREQGEEPYFTNAQKGEGVIAIAKAAQAAGVAVNQRRRDRGMLPRPVRAVVIGFPNVGKSALINRLLKRKVVESAARPGVTRQLRWVRISDQLELLDAPGVIPAKLNNQQVAFKLAICDDIGNASYDNQRVAATLVDLLKSLTATAPELFPEDPLQRYKLDSTLFTGEAYIYTLAHQRYQGDVERTARLILTDFRKGALGAISLELPPE from the coding sequence ATGACAACTCCCCCCATTCAATGGTATCCAGGTCACATTGCCAAGGCTGAAAAGGCACTCAAAGAACAGCTAAAGCTTGTTGATGTCGTACTGGAAGTTCGTGATGCGCGAATTCCTTTAGCAACACATCATCCGCAAGTAAAAGAGTGGGTAGGAAACAAAATGCGGGTTTTGGTACTGAACCGCATCGATATGATTCAACCGCAAGCACAGCGAATGTGGACACAGTGGTTTAGAGAACAGGGGGAAGAACCTTATTTTACAAATGCTCAAAAAGGCGAGGGCGTAATTGCCATAGCTAAAGCAGCACAAGCTGCAGGGGTAGCAGTGAACCAACGACGACGCGATCGCGGCATGTTACCGCGTCCTGTGCGGGCTGTTGTCATTGGTTTTCCGAATGTCGGTAAATCAGCACTCATTAATCGGCTATTGAAGCGCAAAGTCGTAGAAAGTGCTGCGCGTCCTGGTGTTACGCGACAGTTACGCTGGGTGCGTATTTCTGATCAACTAGAATTATTAGATGCTCCTGGGGTGATTCCAGCAAAGTTGAATAATCAACAAGTTGCTTTTAAGTTAGCGATTTGTGATGATATCGGTAACGCATCTTACGATAATCAACGTGTTGCTGCTACTTTAGTTGATTTACTCAAGTCTTTGACTGCTACCGCACCAGAATTATTCCCCGAAGATCCCTTACAGCGCTACAAACTCGATTCTACTTTGTTTACTGGTGAAGCTTATATTTACACATTGGCACATCAACGCTATCAAGGTGATGTCGAGCGTACTGCACGACTAATATTGACAGATTTTCGTAAAGGTGCATTAGGGGCAATTTCTTTAGAGTTACCGCCAGAGTAA
- a CDS encoding phosphoglycerate kinase, which produces MSKKTLANLSASDLSGKRALVRVDFNVPLDDQGNITDDTRIRAALPTIQDLTQKGAKVILASHFGRPKGVDDKLRLTPVAKRLSELLGQEVIKCDDCIGDEVANKVSGMQNGQVLLLENVRFHKEEEKNDPEFAKQLAANADVYVNDAFGTAHRAHASTEGVTHYLSPSVAGYLIEKELQYLQSAIENPQRPLAAIIGGSKVSSKIGVIETLLEKCDKLILGGGMIFTFYKARGLNVGKSLVEDDKLELAKSLEAKAKERGVQMLLPTDVVVADKFAADANAETVSVENIPEDGMGLDIGPDSVKMFQDALAECKSVIWNGPMGVFEFDKFAVGTEAIARTLADLTKQGVTSIIGGGDSVAAVEKVGVADQMSHISTGGGASLELLEGKELPGIAALDEA; this is translated from the coding sequence ATGTCCAAAAAAACTTTAGCAAATTTATCGGCTTCAGACTTATCTGGCAAGCGTGCATTAGTGCGGGTGGACTTTAATGTTCCCTTGGATGACCAAGGCAACATCACTGATGATACTCGGATTCGTGCAGCACTGCCTACAATTCAGGATTTGACGCAAAAAGGTGCTAAAGTCATTTTAGCTAGCCACTTTGGACGTCCCAAGGGCGTCGATGACAAGCTGCGTCTGACCCCCGTTGCCAAACGCCTTTCTGAATTACTCGGTCAAGAAGTTATCAAATGCGATGACTGTATTGGGGACGAAGTGGCAAACAAAGTATCAGGAATGCAAAATGGTCAGGTGCTGTTGCTCGAAAATGTCCGCTTCCACAAAGAAGAGGAGAAAAATGACCCTGAGTTTGCAAAACAGCTAGCAGCAAATGCAGATGTGTATGTCAATGATGCGTTTGGTACAGCCCACCGCGCCCATGCTTCAACGGAAGGTGTAACCCACTACCTCAGTCCCTCTGTCGCTGGATACTTGATTGAAAAAGAATTACAGTACCTCCAAAGCGCAATTGAAAATCCGCAACGTCCTTTAGCAGCAATTATTGGTGGTTCTAAAGTTTCTAGCAAAATTGGTGTGATTGAGACACTGTTGGAGAAGTGCGACAAGCTGATCTTAGGTGGCGGGATGATTTTCACATTCTATAAAGCCCGTGGGTTGAATGTGGGTAAATCGTTGGTGGAAGACGACAAGCTGGAACTTGCTAAGTCATTAGAAGCTAAGGCAAAAGAACGCGGCGTTCAAATGTTGTTACCTACCGATGTCGTTGTTGCTGATAAATTTGCGGCAGATGCTAACGCAGAAACTGTTAGCGTTGAAAATATCCCTGAAGATGGCATGGGATTAGATATTGGTCCTGATTCGGTCAAGATGTTCCAAGATGCGCTTGCTGAGTGCAAATCAGTCATTTGGAATGGACCTATGGGCGTATTTGAGTTTGATAAGTTTGCTGTAGGAACCGAAGCGATCGCGCGAACACTTGCTGATCTCACCAAACAAGGTGTTACTAGCATTATTGGTGGTGGCGACTCGGTAGCAGCCGTTGAGAAAGTTGGTGTTGCCGACCAAATGAGTCATATTTCAACTGGTGGTGGCGCTAGCTTAGAGTTACTTGAAGGTAAAGAACTTCCTGGTATTGCTGCTTTAGATGAAGCTTAA
- a CDS encoding RNA polymerase sigma factor, RpoD/SigA family: MPTVNTPTEENTNTRFTADMVRTYLREIGRVPLLTREQEIIYGKQVQQMMSVLDAKEALAKKLHREPTEQEWASHVKMSEADSNDTVRRGQRAKQKMIEANLRLVVAIAKKYQKRNMEFLDLIQEGTMGLERGVEKFDPTRGYKFSTYAYWWIRQAITRAIAQQARTIRLPIHITEKLNKIKKVQRELAQRLGRSPSPTEIATELELEPSQIREYLNLARQPVSLDVRVGDNQDTELQDLLEDDGPSPEHYMTQESLRQDLDHLMAELTPQQREVLNLRFGLEDGNELSLAKVGERLNLSRERVRQLEHQALAHLRRRRANVQEYIAS, from the coding sequence ATGCCCACAGTTAACACCCCAACCGAAGAAAACACCAACACCCGATTCACGGCTGATATGGTTCGCACTTATTTGCGCGAGATCGGTCGTGTACCACTACTAACTCGTGAGCAAGAGATTATCTACGGCAAGCAGGTGCAGCAGATGATGTCTGTGCTGGATGCCAAAGAGGCTTTAGCAAAGAAATTGCACCGCGAGCCAACAGAACAAGAGTGGGCTTCACATGTGAAAATGTCTGAAGCTGACTCAAACGACACTGTGCGGCGGGGACAACGAGCCAAGCAGAAGATGATCGAGGCAAACTTGCGCTTAGTAGTAGCCATTGCCAAAAAATATCAAAAGCGTAACATGGAATTCCTGGACTTAATTCAGGAAGGAACAATGGGACTTGAGCGCGGTGTCGAGAAGTTTGATCCTACACGCGGTTATAAGTTTTCCACTTATGCTTACTGGTGGATTCGTCAGGCAATTACTCGCGCGATCGCCCAACAAGCCCGCACGATTCGTCTTCCTATCCACATCACAGAAAAGCTGAACAAAATTAAAAAAGTCCAGCGAGAATTAGCACAACGCTTAGGTCGTAGTCCTAGCCCAACAGAAATTGCAACTGAGTTAGAACTTGAACCAAGCCAAATTCGCGAGTACTTAAATCTTGCACGTCAGCCAGTTTCCCTCGATGTTCGTGTTGGCGATAACCAAGATACCGAGTTACAAGATTTGCTAGAAGATGACGGACCATCTCCAGAGCATTATATGACTCAAGAGTCGCTACGCCAAGATTTAGATCATCTGATGGCGGAGCTTACCCCGCAACAGCGCGAGGTTTTAAACCTGCGATTTGGATTAGAAGATGGTAATGAACTTTCTCTAGCAAAAGTAGGCGAACGTCTTAACCTCAGCCGCGAACGAGTACGACAACTAGAGCATCAAGCTTTAGCACACTTGCGCCGCCGGAGAGCAAATGTACAAGAGTACATCGCAAGTTAA
- a CDS encoding tetratricopeptide repeat protein — protein MQLSLCMIVKNEEQTLPQCLGSVQGVVDEMIVLDTGSSDRTPDVARKFGAEVYTFEWCHDFAQARNEALKYVRGNWVLVLDADEMLVPDIVPLLKQAIQHDRFVLVNLLRQEVGAAQSPYSQVSRLFRRHPNLCFSRPYHALVDDSVARIMSQEPQWQVGYLPNVAIVHEGYQRSAIAQKDKFAQAQTAMEGFYNSHPNDPYVCSKLGALYVETGSWQQGIELLEKGLKRSGLNAQVLYELHYHLGIAYSRLQQIPKAIAHYQAAIGLSIYPLLKLGAYNNLGNLRQTTGDLNGAKMAYEIALQIDPQFAAGCYNLGMTLKAMGFLNEAIANYHQAISLNPNYAEAYQNLAVVLLKTGKLKDSLAAFKQAIALHEIQSSPEAERLRQGLAEMGFSV, from the coding sequence ATGCAACTCAGTTTGTGCATGATTGTGAAAAATGAAGAACAAACGTTACCTCAGTGTCTAGGTAGTGTTCAGGGTGTTGTTGATGAAATGATTGTCTTGGATACGGGTTCAAGCGATCGCACACCTGATGTTGCTAGGAAGTTTGGTGCAGAAGTTTATACTTTTGAGTGGTGTCATGATTTTGCCCAAGCACGGAATGAGGCTTTGAAGTATGTGCGTGGTAATTGGGTACTAGTGTTAGATGCTGATGAAATGCTAGTTCCAGATATTGTTCCATTGCTCAAGCAAGCGATACAACACGATCGCTTTGTGCTAGTTAATTTATTAAGGCAAGAAGTGGGTGCTGCACAATCGCCTTACTCCCAAGTTTCACGTTTATTTCGGCGTCACCCTAACCTTTGCTTTTCCCGACCCTATCATGCTTTGGTAGATGATAGTGTTGCTCGCATTATGAGTCAAGAACCCCAATGGCAGGTGGGCTATTTACCAAATGTGGCAATTGTCCATGAAGGTTATCAACGCAGTGCGATCGCCCAAAAAGATAAGTTTGCCCAAGCCCAAACTGCAATGGAAGGCTTTTATAACTCTCACCCTAATGATCCATATGTATGCAGCAAACTTGGTGCATTGTACGTTGAAACTGGTTCTTGGCAACAGGGAATTGAATTGTTAGAGAAGGGACTTAAGCGCAGTGGTCTTAATGCCCAAGTTTTATACGAATTACATTATCATTTAGGAATTGCTTATAGCAGATTGCAACAAATCCCAAAAGCGATTGCACACTATCAAGCAGCAATTGGATTATCAATCTATCCATTACTCAAACTTGGTGCTTATAACAATCTAGGTAACTTAAGGCAAACAACTGGGGATCTCAACGGAGCAAAAATGGCATATGAAATTGCTTTGCAAATTGATCCTCAGTTTGCTGCTGGATGTTACAACCTAGGGATGACTTTAAAAGCTATGGGATTTCTCAATGAAGCGATCGCGAATTACCATCAAGCGATCTCACTTAATCCTAACTATGCTGAAGCGTATCAAAATTTAGCTGTTGTGCTGCTCAAGACTGGTAAATTAAAGGATAGCTTAGCTGCTTTTAAACAGGCAATAGCTTTGCATGAAATACAAAGTTCTCCGGAAGCAGAGCGACTACGTCAAGGCTTAGCAGAGATGGGTTTTTCTGTGTAA
- a CDS encoding heavy metal-responsive transcriptional regulator, protein MFIGELSDRVALPTQTIRYYERLGLLNPPERTESQYRIYSEEAVERLQFIQKAKLYGLSLDEIKQLIELRDEGVLPCANLKAMVKKHLNELDYHIQEMLVFRQELANRYEQIDTLLSGSSPAPREANFNGRICGLIEREQDSNT, encoded by the coding sequence ATGTTCATAGGTGAGTTAAGCGATCGAGTTGCTCTCCCTACTCAAACAATTCGTTATTACGAACGCTTGGGTTTACTCAATCCACCTGAGCGAACAGAATCACAATATCGCATCTATTCAGAAGAAGCTGTAGAGCGTCTGCAATTCATTCAGAAAGCCAAGCTCTATGGGCTTTCACTAGATGAAATTAAACAGCTAATTGAACTTAGGGATGAGGGTGTTCTTCCCTGTGCTAACCTTAAGGCAATGGTAAAGAAACACCTCAATGAGTTGGACTACCATATCCAGGAAATGCTTGTGTTCCGCCAAGAGCTAGCCAATCGGTATGAGCAAATTGACACTTTACTTTCAGGCTCATCTCCTGCACCCAGAGAGGCAAACTTTAACGGCAGAATTTGTGGGTTAATTGAGCGAGAACAAGATAGTAACACCTAA
- a CDS encoding universal stress protein → MFKTVLFPIDQSRDAREAAEVVADVVKKYDSRLVLLSVVESADSEHEPGADMMASPDAVAQLLKNAQSLFTEQGIPADTIEREGKPAFVICDVADEIEANLIIMGCRGLGLTEEGATDSVTNRVINLSPCPVLIVP, encoded by the coding sequence ATGTTTAAGACTGTTCTATTTCCGATCGATCAAAGTCGAGATGCTAGAGAAGCGGCTGAAGTTGTTGCTGATGTCGTGAAAAAGTATGATAGTCGCCTGGTGCTGCTATCGGTAGTCGAATCTGCGGACTCAGAACATGAGCCTGGTGCTGATATGATGGCGTCACCTGATGCCGTAGCACAACTTCTGAAAAATGCTCAATCACTATTTACTGAGCAAGGCATTCCAGCAGACACAATCGAACGCGAGGGCAAGCCTGCGTTTGTCATTTGCGACGTAGCAGATGAGATTGAGGCAAATTTAATTATTATGGGTTGCCGTGGATTAGGATTAACTGAAGAAGGTGCAACTGACAGTGTGACTAATCGAGTCATTAATCTTTCTCCCTGTCCTGTGTTGATTGTTCCTTAA
- a CDS encoding thioredoxin family protein produces MSKHLVEVFTSGCPLCDETIKLVKELACQNCEVQIYDLREGCATNECREKVNQYGIHRVPTVVVDGKLAECCSSQQPLSREALVSTGIGQG; encoded by the coding sequence ATGTCTAAGCATTTAGTCGAAGTCTTTACATCTGGTTGCCCTTTGTGTGATGAAACCATCAAGTTAGTAAAGGAGTTAGCCTGCCAGAACTGCGAAGTACAGATTTATGACTTACGCGAGGGGTGTGCTACCAATGAATGCCGCGAGAAAGTGAACCAGTATGGTATTCACCGTGTCCCTACCGTTGTTGTGGATGGGAAACTTGCTGAGTGTTGCTCTAGCCAGCAGCCACTTTCCCGCGAAGCACTTGTATCTACAGGTATTGGGCAAGGATAG
- a CDS encoding sensor histidine kinase: MHVEDNGIGITPEYLPFVFQRFWRADKARSPQTKGLGLGLAIAQTIVHQHGGKTTVCSTLGIGSCFQVYLPIT; encoded by the coding sequence GTGCATGTAGAAGATAATGGCATAGGAATTACTCCAGAGTACTTACCCTTTGTATTTCAGCGCTTTTGGAGAGCTGATAAAGCGCGATCGCCTCAAACAAAAGGATTAGGATTAGGACTTGCGATCGCCCAAACAATTGTGCATCAACATGGTGGTAAAACTACAGTGTGTAGTACTTTGGGTATAGGTAGCTGTTTTCAAGTATATCTACCGATTACGTGA